One Triticum dicoccoides isolate Atlit2015 ecotype Zavitan chromosome 4B, WEW_v2.0, whole genome shotgun sequence genomic window carries:
- the LOC119296067 gene encoding peter Pan-like protein — translation MARVRSNGRRPGGSGGGGGRGGKGKGKGKGPGKWKMPLSVARKQQAVLANVDQVTGERIPKSFVFSRGKLPSTLRHLQQDLRKLMLPYTALKLKEKKRNNLKDFVNVASPLGVTHFLILSNPKSLPHLRFAKSPQGPTYTCQILEYALAADIANSQKRPRCPAEIFKNSPLVVLSGFNGLGEPFKSFVTFFRHLVPAIDTDTVKLSTCQRLLLLQYDKETEAIDFRHYSIKLQPVGVSRKIRKLMQNNQVPDLRDLKDVSDYVTKAGYGSESEPDDEAATVSLASDIDKLNRASRKSAVRLQEIGPRMTMRLVKVESGLCSGDILYPQSVGKEDVKEGQEEEEIEDAEDMMELDDGTEEDDSVDEE, via the exons ATGGCGCGAGTCCGCAGCAATGGGCGGCGTCCCGGCGGCAGTGGAGGTGGAGGCGGCCGCGGCGGCAAGggcaaaggaaaaggaaaaggcccGGGCAAGTGGAAGATGCCGTTGTCGGTGGCGCGGAAGCAGCAGGCGGTGCTGGCGAACGTGGACCAGGTCACCGGCGAGAGGATCCCCAAGAGCTTCGTCTTCTCGCGCGGCAAGCTCCCCTCCACGCTTCGTCACCTACAGCAGGACCTCCGCAAGCTCATGCTCCCCTACACCGCCCTCAAGCTCAAG GAGAAGAAGAGGAACAACCTCAAGGACTTCGTCAACGTTGCCAGCCCATTGGGTGTTACGCATTTCTTGATCCTCTCGAACCCAAAGAGCTTGCCGCACTTGCGCTTCGCCAAGTCACCGCAGGGCCCAACCTACACTTGTCAGATTTTAGAATACGCTCTTGCGGCTGACATCGCAAACTCCCAAAAGCGGCCAAGGTGTCCTGCAGAGATATTCAAAAACTCGCCTCTG GTCGTGCTCAGTGGTTTCAATGGCCTGGGCGAGCCTTTCAAGAGTTTTGTTACCTTCTTTAGGCATTTGGTCCCTGCTATTGACACAGATACT GTTAAGTTATCGACCTGTCAAAGATTATTATTGCTACAGTATGACAAAGAGACGGAGGCTATCGATTTCCGGCATTACTCCATCAAGCTACAGCCTGTTGGGGTCAGCCGCAAGATTAGAAAACTCATGCAGAACAATCAAGTGCCAGACCTAAGGGATCTTAAAGATGTTAGTGATTATGTGACAAA AGCTGGATATGGATCAGAAAGTGAACCAGACGATGAAGCAGCGACTGTAAGTCTAGCAAGTGATATAGACAAATTGAACAGAGCATCCCGAAAAAGTGCCGTCAGACTCCAAGAGATCGGACCAAGAATGACCATGCGCTTAGTTAAGGTTGAATCTGGGCTATGCTCGGGCGACATCTTGTACCCACAATCTG TTGGAAAAGAAGATGTGAAGGAGGGACAAGAGGAAGAAGAGATAGAAGATGCTGAGGATATGATGGAGCTGGATGATGGGACGGAGGAGGACGACTCGGTTGACGAAGAGTAG